From the genome of Azospirillum fermentarium:
GTCGCGGGGCAGGGCCTGCATCAGGCGGGCACGGGCGGCGACCAGCGTCAGCGCGTCTTCCAGGCTGAAGACCCCGGCGATGCAGGCGGCCACGTATTCGCCCAGGCTGTGGCCCATCACCGCGTCGGGCACGATCCCCCACGACTGCCACAGCTGGGCCAGCGCGTATTCCACCGCGAACAGGGCCGGCTGGGCATAGAGGGTGTCGTCGAGATCCACGTCCGGCGATGCCCCGCCGGCGGGGTAGAGGATGGCGGTCAGGGAACGGCCCAGCAGCGGATCGAGGATCGCCGCACAGCGGTCCAGATGCGCGCGGAACACCGGCTGGGTTTCATAGAGTTCCCGGCCCATGCCCACGTACTGCGCGCCCTGGCCGGTGAACAGGAAGGCGATGCGGTCGCGTTCCTGCGCGTCGGCCTGACCGCGGACGATGCCGTCGGCGTCCGTCCCGCCGTCGGCGACGGTGCCGAGGGCGGATGCCAGCTCGGCCACCGACCCGGCGGCCACCGCCACCCGGTGGTTGAACGCCTTGCGCCCGGTGTTGGCGGTGAAGCAGACGTCGGCCAGCGCAGCGTCGGGGTTGGCGCCGAGGAAGGCGGCATAACGCCCGGCCAGCTGGGCCAGGGCGGTTTCGTTGCGGGCCGACAGCGTCAGGATGTGGCGCGGACGCTCCGCCCCGGCCTCGATCACGGCGGGCTGGGGCGCTTCTTCCAGGATGACGTGAGCGTTGGTGCCGCCGATGCCCAGCGAGTTCACGCCCGCGCGCCGCGGGGTGCCGCCGGTGGCGGGCCACGGCGTCAGTGTGGTCGGCACGTAGAACGGGCTGTTCTCGAAGTCGATGGCCGGGTTGGGCGTGTCGAAATGCAGGTTGGCGGGGATCGCCTTGTGCTCCAGCGCCAACGCCGCCTTGATGAAGCCCGCCATGCCCGAGGTGATCTGCAGGTGCCCGACGTTGGTCTTGACCGACGCGATGGCGCAGAAGCCCTTTTCCTCGGTGTGCAGGCGGAAGGCCTGGGTCAGGGCGTTGATTTCGATGGGGTCGCCCATCTCGGTGCCGGTGCCGTGGGCTTCGATGAACCCGACGGTCTCGGGGGCGATGCCGGCGACGGCCAGCGCCTCGGCCACCGCCGACGCCTCGCCCTCGCCCGACGGGGCCATGTAGCCCACCTTGTCGCCGCCGTCGTTGTTGACCGACGATCCCTTGACCACCGCCACGATGTGGTCGTTGTCGCGCAGCGCGTCGTCCAGCCGCTTCAGCACCACCACGCCGACGCCGCTGCCGAACACCGTGCCCTTGGCCTGGGCGTCGAAGGCGCGGCAATGGCCGTCGGGCGACACGATCATGCCGTCCTGGTACAGGTGCCCGGCCCGGTGCGGGATCTGCACCGCCGAACAGGCGGCCAGGAACATGTCGGCCTCGCCGTTCAGCAGCGATTGGCAGGCCATGTGAACCACCACCAGACCCGTGGAGCACGCGGTCTGCACGTTCACGCTGGGGCCGCGCAGGTTCAGCTTGTACGACAGGCGGGTGGGCAGATAGTCCTTGTCGTTGGCGACCATGAGCTGGAAACCGCCCATGGAATCCAGCGTCGTCACGTCCAGATTGTCCAGCAGGTCCAGCGTGCCGCGGTTGGGATGGACGTTGTTCAGCAGATAGGTGTTCATGCTGGCGCCGGCATAGACGCCGATCTCGCCGCGGTAATTGGTGGGGTCGTAACCCGCACTTTCCAGCGCTTCCCACCCGCATTCCAGCAGCAGCCGCTGCTGCGGGTCCATCAGTGCTGCGTCCATCGCGTTGTAGCCGAAGAACTCGGCGTCGAAGCCCTCGATCTCCGACAGGATGGGGCTGGCCTTCACATAGCCGGCGCGGCGGACCACCGACGGGTCGATCCCCGACGCGATCACCTCGTCATCGCTGAAGAAGGTGATGGATTCGGTGCCGGCGGCGAGATTCTCCCAGAACGCATCGGTGGTGTCGGCGCCGGGGAAGCGGCAGGCCATGCCGATGACGGCGATGTCGCGGCTGCTGCGGCTGCCCGCCGCCTCGGCCCGCGCCTTGGCGCGGTCGGCACCGCGCTGGGACGGGTTGGCCTGCTCGATGCCGTCGGTCAGGATCTGAACCAGCGCGCGGATGGTGGGGTATTTGAACAGGTCGGGCAGCGACAGGCGGGGGCCGAATTCGGCCACCAGCCGGTGATGGGCCTGCACCAGCAGCAGCGAATGGCCGCCCAGTTCGAAGAAGTCGTCGTCCACGCCGACCTCGGCCACGCCCAGCACGTCCTGCCAGATGCCGGCGATCTTCAGCTCGATCTCCGACGCCGGCACCTGACGCGGCCCGTCGCCGCGCCCGCCGCCGCTCATCAGCACCGCCAGCCGCTCACGGTCCACCGCCCCCGTCACGGTGATGGGCAGTTCGGGCAGGTATTGCAGCGGCGTTCCCGGACGGCACGCCGGCAGGCGGCCATAGGTGTCACCGGCGAACAGGCGCTGGTAGAACGGGTGCTCCTGGAACCGCTTGGCGTGGTGCATGGAGGCGTGGGTGAAGGGAACCGTCTCGCCGTTGGCGCGGATCAGCGCGCCCTCGATGATGAATTCCGGGTTCAGCCCGTTGTCGCACACCCGGCGGTGGATGGTGGCTTCCACCCGGTCGCCGGCGGCCACGTCCACGCCCGGCTCGAACACCGGCATATAGACCGGCAGCCAGCTGTGTTCGTGCTCCAGAATGTCGATCACCTCGCCCTCGATGGTGTGGAGCTTCAGCCACACGAGGAACCCGTCGAGACGGGATGCCTTGTCGATGGGCAGGGTGATGGTGTGGTCTTCCTCCAGCGTGATCGGTTTGCTGTAGTCGAGATCCTCGAAGATGTCGGGGGCCGACAGCAGATGATCGTGGGGGAACTTCTTGATGCAGACGCGCAGGTCGAACGGATAGCCGATCTGGTCGAAGATCTTTTCCGTGTACGACGCCGGCACCCGGTGGAAGCCGGGGTTGTTCAGGATGGCGTCGGGCAGGCGGGCCGCGGCGATGACGGTGGTGCTGCGCACCGGGATCATCACCCCGCCCGGACGCAGCAGCCGGTGGGCGTCGTTGATGATGACCGCCGAGCCTTCGCAGCCGCCGATGGGGCCGACGATTTCCGACACGCACACGTCCGCCGGCTCGGGCAGGTTCACCTCACCCGCTTCGCCGTGGAAGACGGTGATGCGGTCGGACAGCCCCAGGCTTTCGATGTGGGCGACGGCCAGTTCGAAGGCGCGGTCGCCCTTTTCGATGGCATAGACCTTGCGCGCCCCGGCCTCCAGCGCCAGCCGGGCCAGGATGGCCTCCTTGCCGGTGCCGACGTCCACGGCGATCTTGCCCTTCACCGTGCGTTCCAGTGCCGTGCGGTATTTTTCGTTGCGCCGCTCGTCGTTGGCCAGCGCGTAATAGATCAGGTCGTCGTAGACGTAGTATTCGGCCACCGACGGCCACAGCTCGATCTGTTCGGCGGCGGCGGTTTCCGGCTGGCGGAGCTGGACGAAGGTGGCGGGCGCCACCGTGCCGAAGGCGTCCACCGGCAGCGGCAGGCCGGCATCCGCCGGGGACAGCAGGCGGGGGGCGGTGAAACAGGCGGTGCGGGTCACCGGCTCCAGCGGGCCGTCGGTGCGGCGCACCCGCACGCGGGCGTCCGCCTCGTCGATGCCGATCAGCAGCCGGCCCCGGCCCAGACGCACGCCGGCCAGCAGGGTGTTCAGGCCGCGCGCCGCATCCGCGGTTCCGGCGGCGTCCAGGGCGGCGCCATGAACCGCCACGCCGGCCGCGGCCAGCCGCTGCGCCAGGGCGTCCAGGAACGCGGCCTCGGCCGCCGCCGCCGGGCTGCCGCCCACCGCATGGGCGGTGGTGGCGAACAGGATGACCGCGGCACCGCGGCCCTGCGCCTGTTCCGCCAGGGTTTCCACGCGGGCCAGGGCATCGGCGAAGGCGGTGTCGTCCGCCCCGGCGCCGTCCGCCGGCAGGTGGATCACGCCGTCCAGGGCATCGCCCCACGCGGCGGGAAGGCTGTCGAGGCCGGTGCCGTAGACGCAATCGCCGCCCACGGCCTGCAGCCGCCGCAGGGCCGCGGCCTGCCCGTCGCCGGGGACCGCGTCACGGCCCAGCAGCAGCACCCGCGCGTGATGGCGGGCCAGCAGAAATTCCGCCAGATCCGGGCCGAACCCGTCCAGGCCGTTGTTCAGCACATAGACGCCGTTGCGGCGGAACGGGCTGGTCCACCCGGCCTCGTCCGCGCGGGCGGCCACGTCCACGGCGCGCAGGCCGGCAACCCAGCGCTGCCCATCGCGCAGCGCCACGCGGGCGTCGACGGCGGGCGTCAGCGCCTCGCGCACCAAATCGGCGGGGTCCACCGTGTCCGTCACATCCACATGGCGGACGTCGAGTGCCGGCAGAGTCCGGGCGATGGTTTCCACCACGCCCGGCAGAACGGCGCGGGCCGGGGCGGCGGTGTCGCCCGCCAGCACGGATTCCGCACCCGTGGACACCACCAGCAGACGGATCGGACGCTCGGCGGGCAGGCTCCGCGCCAGCGCCAGCAGGGCACGGGCGTCCCGCTCGGCCCGCTCCAGGCTGCCGTCGGCGCCAAGGGCGGACAGGTGCAGCACCGTGCGCACGCCGTCCAGATCCGGCAGGGACTGGCCCGCGGCGGCGGTCACGGCGGCGATGCCGGCGGCGGCCAGGGCATCGGCCACACGGCGGCCCACACCCTGCTCATCCAGAACCACCAGACAGGTGCCGTCCGCCGGCTGCGGGGCGTTGACCAGCTCCTTGCGCTGCCACACCGCCTCCAGGAAGCGGTCGGGCAGGGCGCGTTCGCTGCCGGTCAGGGCATCCACCCGGTCCAGCGTGTCCTGGAAATCGCCGTTCTGGAACCGCGTGGTCAGCCGCTTGTGCTGGATCTTGCCGATGGCGGTCTTCGGAATCGTGTCCAGATCCACCGGGATCAGATAGTCGGCCTTGATGCCCAGCTGCTTGGTCAGGCGCATCTGGATGGCCCGCAGCAGCGGGCGCAGCACCGCGTCGGCGGTGAAGGTGGTGTGGAAGAACACCGCCAGCTTCTGGTCGTCGCTGCCCGCCGCGCGCACGGCGCAGGCGGCGCTGAACGACGGGGTGACGCCGTCCACCTGCTCGACGATGCCTTCGATCTCGCTGTTGTAGAAGTTGGCGCCGTTGATGATGATGCCGGCCCCGGCGCGGCCCGCCAGGAACATCTCGCCGTCGATGATGAAACCGACGTCGCCGGTTTCGAACCATCCGTCGGCGCGGAAGACGGCGTTGGCCTCGGTGTTGCCGAAATAGCCGGGCGACACGGCGGCGCCGCTGAACTGGAGATGGCCGGCCACCCCCTGGGGCACCACGCGCTGCTCGTCATCGACGATGCGCATGGTCATGCCGGGGATGACGGCGCCGAGGCTGGCGAAGGAAATGGCGGTGTCGTCGTCGGGATCGGCGGCGCGCAGCGTGCCGCCCAGGGATGTGCGGTCGATGTGGTGGAAGGTCAGCGACCGCCCGTCCTGCGGGCAGTGATAGGTGACGCCCGACCCCATCTCGGCCATGCCGAACGCGGTGCGTACCACCGACGGCTTCAGCCCGAACGGCGCCAGCCCGGCCAGGAATTCGCGGGTGGCCGTGCGGGTGATCATCTCGCCCGCGGTCAGCAGCCCCTTGACGCACGACAGATCCCAGTCGCCGGGCCGCTCGTTCTTCAGCGCCGCACTGACCAGGGAATAGGCGAAGTTGGGCGCCCAGCTGTGGGTGACGCGGTAGCGGTGGATCAGCTCCATCCACTGCAGCGGACGGCCCAGCACGGTTTCCTTGGGCGCATAGACCAGCGTGCAGCCCAGTGCGATGCAGCGGATGTGCCAGTCGGAAATGCTGCCCACATGGTCGAAGGGCAGCCAGTTCAGGATCACGTCGTCCGACGCATGGCCGCACAGCAGGTTCACGCCCCGCGCGCGCGCCAGCACGTTGCCGTGGGTCAGCATCACCGCCTTGGGCGCGCCGGTGCTGCCCGACGACAGGGTGTAGAACGCCACGTCGTCCGGCTGGGCCGCGTGGGTGCCGGTGTCGGGGTCGCCGCCGCGCAGATCCTCGATGGCGGCCAGACGGGATTCGCCCAGAACCGGGGTCTGGGCGATGGCCTGGGCGCGGCTGGCCGTGGCCAGCACCAGCGGACGGCCCAGCAGATTCCAGATGTGGGTCAGGTGGTCGAGCGCCCGGCTTTCCACGTCGTACGCCATGGGCACCGACACGATCACCGGCTGGATGCCGCCCAGAACGCAGCCCCAGAACGCCTTCAAGATATCGTCGTTGCGGTCGAGCTGCAGCACCACCTTGTCGCCGGCCCCCAGGCCCAGGCGGCGCAGGCCGCCCAGCACCCGGCGGGCGGCGTCGGCCAGCGTGCCGTAATTGCCCACGTGCTGGGTGCCGTCGGCCTCGATCTGGATGATGGCGGCGTCCTGCGGCGCCCGGCGCAGCAGCTCGGGCAGGGTGCGGGGCGCGTCCGCGCTCTGCGGCAGCGGCGCGCCCCGGCACAGCGACGGGGCGGCGGGTTCGGCGTCACGCTCCGCGGCGGTGGCGGCGGCAGGGGCTTCCGCCGTGCGGGAATCGATGGACGACGGCAGCACGCCGCGCAGCAGCCGGTCAACGGCCACGAACCGCCGGGCATCCTCCCGCGGGCCCGGCAGGCAGGCCGCCTGCTCCACGTCCGGGTGGGCGGCGACGGCGCTTTCCCACGCCGGGATGAGGGTGTCGTCCCACACCGGCAGGTTTTCCAGGGCGGCCCGGTCGGGCGCCCCCCCGGCGGTCAGCGGCATGTGCAGCACGGGCACGAACGCCGCGATCCGCCCGCCGGCCAGCGCGTGCAGCCGGAGGCGGACCGCGTCGAAGTCACGCGGATCCTCAACCACGACGTAAGCGGCAAGAACGGTTTCACCCGATGGTTTCCGCCGCTCGAAAACAACGCATTCCTTGACGGACGGATCGTTGAGCAAGTTTCCGGCGTGGGCGGTCAAATCATCATCGCCCTGCGACGGCACCGCAACCAAATGGTTCTGACCGTCGTTTTTGGCCTGGGAACGGCCGTTGACTTCGAAGGACGGGTTCATCGAAAGCCAAGATCCTTTCCTGTATAGGCCATAAACAGTGAATCGGAAGAAGACCGATTGCTGTTAAAATAACTTGGCCAGCTTCACCTGCGGCGCAGGTTATGCAGACAAGTCCGTTTGGTCAAGATCGGGATTCGCGGTGTATTGGATTTATTTTTGTCCGCATGAACGTTGATTACTACATTGTTATCGAAGGGTAATACACATATATGCAATTTACGATGGATTACGAACGTAACCTGACGAAACTATTGCATGGTGGCATTATCTATAATACTTGGTCGCCTGGTATTATTAATGGAGGCTCATATTTCGTCCGTGGTCGGGTCTTGTGATCCATGCGGATAATTACGCGTTGCGCGTATGGCAACGGCCTCTTGCGGTGGTTTGCGTTTGTATGCGTTGCGGTTTGGTTATGAATTTACGTCGGCCTTTACAGGGATCGATGCAATATGATTATATCGGTTTTAGCAATGATTTGTCCATTCCGATGCTCTAAAAATTCAGAGGCATGTTAAATATGGTTGCGGACCGGCATTGAATTGAACCGTAGCGATGCTCGCTTGCGGGGATTTTCTTGGATATGGCGGCACAATCAATGCGAGGGGACGGCCATGTTGATTGTGGTTTATCTTGTTTTATGCTTGGCGGTCGCCCTTGCCGGGCGGCGTGGGCGTATTGGTTTTATTGGATATTTCGTCCTGTCCATCGTTTTTACCCCGCTTGCTATGCTGGTCTTTCTGATCGTCAGCCGGTGGGATCAGAAACGCAAGTCGCGCAAACGTACGGATATATGCGATCATTGCGAGCATGAGATTCGGGCCATGTCGGAAAAACGCCATTGTGCCCATTGCGGGCGCCCGATGTGAGAATGCCCGCGCGCCCCGCACGCCCTGACCCCGTTCACACGATGCCGGGTGCCGTCTGATGGAATTCCTACACCTGCTCCGAAGCGAGGCGGTGCCCAACCTGCGGCGCATCCTCATGATGGCGACGGTCGCCGGGCTCAGCAACGCCCTGGTGCTGGCGCTGATCAACGCCGCGGCCAACCTCGACAAGGATGAGCGGGGCAGCATCACCACCCTGGGCCTGCTGTTCATCATCGTGGTCGGCACCTACACGGTGGCGCAGCGCTTCGTCATGTCCTCCACCGCGCGGGAGGTGGAGCGGATCATCCACCGCATCCGCTGCCGGCTGATCCGGGAAATCCGCAACTGCGAGCTGGATGGGATGGAGCGGATCGGCCGCACCAGCATCTTCAACGGCCTCAGCAAGGAAATCCAGACCATCGCCCAGTCGGGCAACATGCTGGGCATGCTGTTCCAGAACGGCGTGCTGCTGGTGTTCGCCACGCTGTACCTCATCCTGGTGTCGCTGCCGGCCTTCGTCCTGACGCTGGTCTTCACCGCCGGGGCCACCTCGCTCTATCTGGCGCGCATGGCGCGCATCAACACGGCGATCCACGAGGCGACGCAGGCGGAATACCGGCTGCACGACCTGCTGGGCGGTATCCTGGACGGGTTCAAGGAAATCAAGCTGAACGACCGCCGCAGCGCCGAATCGGCCGCCGACGTGATCCAGGCGTCGCTGAACGCCGCCGACGAACGGACCAAGGCGCAATCGGAATTCGGGCGGACGTTCGTGTTCACGCAGAACGTCTTCTTCCTGCTGCTGGGCACGGTGGTGTTCCTGGTGCCCATGCTGAGCGACACCCCCAGCGACAGCCTGGTGAAGGCGACGTCGGCGGTTCTGTTCCTGTTCGGGCCGCTGGCCGCGGTGGTGTCGTCGATTCCCATCCTGGCCAGCGCCAACGCCGCCGCGGGCGCCATCGCCGAGCTTGAAACGCTGCTGCGCAAGACGGCGGAGAACGGGCGGAAGGTGGGGCGGAGCACGGACGCGGCGGCGGAACCGCCCGCGTTCCAGGAAATCGAGCTGCGCGACGTGACCTTCTGCTTCGACGACGGGCAGCGCGAACGCCCGTTCCAGGTCGGTCCCATCAACCTGACCCTGAAGCCCGGCGAGACCGTGTTCATTTCCGGCGGCAACGGGGCGGGCAAATCCACCTTCATGCGCCTGCTGACCTCGCTCTACTGGCCGCAGGGGGGGATGATCCTGCTGGACGGGCAGCTCCTGGAACACCACGCGGTGCATAAATACCGCGCTCTGTTTTCCACCGTGTTCAGCGACTATCACCTGTTCAAGCGGCTCTACGGCATCGACGAGGAGGCCCGCGCCCGGGCGGAGGCGCTGATCGCGGAATTCGAGCTGTCGGACAAGACCTCCCTGACCGGCAACGAGCTGTCCACCGTCGATCTGTCGGCGGGCCAGCGCAAGCGGCTGGCGCTGATCGTCGCCATGATGGAACGGCGCCCCATCTGCGTTCTCGACGAATGGGCCGCCGACCAGGATCCGTATTTCCGGCGCAAGTTCTATGAGGACGTGATCCCGAAGATGAAGGCTGCCGGTACGACGGTCATCTGCGTCACCCATGACGACCGCTATTTCGGTCTGGCCGACCGCCGCATCCATCTGGAAGAGGGCCGCATTGTGATGGACAGCAGGGAGACGCCGGATGCTTAGGTTCTTCAGACGCATCCGGCGGGCCATCGTCGGTTTCATGGCCGACCACGCGCCCGAAACGGTGATCGTGGTCTTCATCATCGCCTTCGTGCTGGTGGTGTTCCGGCACGAGATGTTCATCTCCATCGGTCCCGGCCATTACGGCGTGCTGTGGCGCCGCTTCGGCGGCGGCACCGACACGTCCCATCTGTACGGCGAAGGGATGCACCTGATCTTCCCCTTCAACAAGATGTACATCTTCAACGGCCAGGTGCAGATGGAGGAGGAGGATCTCGATGTCCTGTCCTCCGACGGGTTGAAGATGCAGGTCAACGTGGTGTACCGCTTCAGCCTGAACCCCGACCACATCGGGGCGCTCGCCAAATACGTCGGCCCGGACTACAAGAAGAAGCTGGTCGCACCCCAGGTGGCGTCGCTGGCCCGCAACATCTTCTCCAACAACACGCCCGAGGAAATCTTCTCGGCCCGCCGTCAGGACATCGAGGATTCGCTGACCGACGATGTGCAGGGGCGGCTCGATTCCATGTTCCAGCCGGCCTGGCACAACGGGCCGCCGCTGTCCTTCGTCAAGGTGTGGGACGTGCTGATCCGCGGCATCACCCTGCCGCCGGCGGTCGCCGCCGCGGTCGAGCGCAAGAACGAAGCCAAGCAGAACAACGAGGCGTACGATTACCGCCTGCTGAGCGAGGCCAAGGAGGCCCAGCGCAAGCTGATCGAGGCCGAGGGCATCGACAAGTTCCAGCAAAAGGTTTCCCCCAGCCTGACCGACAGCTATCTGCAATGGCAGGGGATCCAGGCGACCCGCGCGCTGGCCGAATCGCACAACAGCAAGATCGTCGTCATCGGCGGCGGCAAGAACGGGATGCCGGTCATTCTGGGGGGGCTGGACGACGCCAAGACGGCCACGTCTTCCGACAAGACACCGGCCGACAAGACGCCGGCCGAGAAGACGCCTTCGGACAAGGCGCCTGCCGACAAGGCGTCTTCCGATTCCCAGGCCAAGCCGTCCACCAATTCGACGGACGGTGCTGCCAAATCCACGCCGGACGCGGACGGCACGGCGAAGCCATAGGACGGCGGGGTCATAAGGATGCGGATCAACCGCCGAACGGTCATCGCCGGATTGCTTGCCTCCATGGGCGGCGTTGCGGAGGCGGCCCACCCCGTCCGGGCGGCGGCGCAGCTGCGCAAGCTGAAACCGCTGGTGCCGGAAGAGGATGTGCTGCTGCGGATCGCCGGTGACGATGCCGCCAGCACCACGCTCATTCCGCAGGTCGCCGCCAATCTGCTGAAGCTGCAGGGCGCGCAGAATATCGAGATCCTGCCGGCCCCCGCCCCGTGGACGATTCAGGTCCGGGGCCGTGTGCTGCCGGAAACCGATGTTTCCATCCTGATCCGCGCCACCTCGACCACCGAAGGGTACGAGTGGCTGAGTTCGGGAAAGGCCGACGTGTGGCTGGCCGCACGCCCCGCCACGCCCATGGAAATGGATGGGCTGCGCGCCGCCGGCAAGCCGATGTTCGCCCGCATCGCCCGTTTCGCCCTGGTGATGGCGGTCCACCCCGAAAACCCGGTCCAGACGCTGACCCACGATCAGGTGCGCGACATCTACACCGGCGACGTGACCGACTGGTCGGAGGTCGGCGGTGCCGCTGGTCCGATCCATCCCTATGGCCGTAGCGCTGGGTCGGCGAACGACGGCACCTTTTCCGAGTTCTTCTATGACGGGTCGGAGGTGTCGGGCATGGTGCGCCATGTGCCGCTGTTCACCGACATGCACCGGGAAATCATCCGCAACCGGCACGGCATCGGCTATCTGTCCACCAGCCACGACACGGGTCTGAAGCGGATCCAGTTGACCGTCGATGGCCGCGTCACCTCCCTTCCCGACGCCTATGGCCTGGAAACCGAGGATTACCCGCTGGCCAATGCGCTGTTCCTGTTCCGGCTGGAGAAGCCGGGCATGGATATGGCCGAAGCCT
Proteins encoded in this window:
- a CDS encoding prohibitin family protein, which codes for MLRFFRRIRRAIVGFMADHAPETVIVVFIIAFVLVVFRHEMFISIGPGHYGVLWRRFGGGTDTSHLYGEGMHLIFPFNKMYIFNGQVQMEEEDLDVLSSDGLKMQVNVVYRFSLNPDHIGALAKYVGPDYKKKLVAPQVASLARNIFSNNTPEEIFSARRQDIEDSLTDDVQGRLDSMFQPAWHNGPPLSFVKVWDVLIRGITLPPAVAAAVERKNEAKQNNEAYDYRLLSEAKEAQRKLIEAEGIDKFQQKVSPSLTDSYLQWQGIQATRALAESHNSKIVVIGGGKNGMPVILGGLDDAKTATSSDKTPADKTPAEKTPSDKAPADKASSDSQAKPSTNSTDGAAKSTPDADGTAKP
- a CDS encoding substrate-binding domain-containing protein, yielding MRINRRTVIAGLLASMGGVAEAAHPVRAAAQLRKLKPLVPEEDVLLRIAGDDAASTTLIPQVAANLLKLQGAQNIEILPAPAPWTIQVRGRVLPETDVSILIRATSTTEGYEWLSSGKADVWLAARPATPMEMDGLRAAGKPMFARIARFALVMAVHPENPVQTLTHDQVRDIYTGDVTDWSEVGGAAGPIHPYGRSAGSANDGTFSEFFYDGSEVSGMVRHVPLFTDMHREIIRNRHGIGYLSTSHDTGLKRIQLTVDGRVTSLPDAYGLETEDYPLANALFLFRLEKPGMDMAEAFVREARSPRSEYLMMRMGFRAAKPQLLWPPHPRPLPSRTEIAAYTLNAVRVSITIHFPGDSDELDETALQDIRDLVVYLRRLSIPNGGLVHTCHAENSGDLSLNRHTSLRLGEIFAAALREENFVAGELVPMGAALPLADDITPAGRRANRRIETWIRP